The Oncorhynchus kisutch isolate 150728-3 linkage group LG20, Okis_V2, whole genome shotgun sequence genome has a segment encoding these proteins:
- the LOC109883911 gene encoding fibroblast growth factor 8b: protein MKKYLTYFNMRLRTSRLGCLLLQFLALCFYTQNTVQSHSPPPNFKHHVNEQCRLSDRMSRRLIRTYQLYSRTSGKHVQVLGNKKVNAMGDDGAVHAKLVVETDTFGSRIRIKGAKTGYYICMNKTGKLIGKRKGRGKDCIFTEIVLENNYTALQNAKYEGWYMAFTRKGRPRKASRTKQHQREAHFMKRQPKGHLLGDTQPFDVLPLPVVPFHPRRTKHTHHHSSGAH from the exons ATGAAGAAATATTTGACTTATTTCAATATGAGGCTTAGAACATCGAGATTAGGCTGCTT GTTACTTCAGTTCTTAGCGCTGTGTTTTTACACACAG AACACAGTGCAGTCCCACTCCCCACCTCCTAATTTCAAGCACCATGTGAACGAGCAGTGCCGGTTGTCTGACCGGATGAGCCGCCGGTTGATTCGGACCTACCAGCTCTACAGCCGGACCAGCGGCAAACATGTCCAGGTCCTGGGAAATAAGAAAGTGAATGCCATGGGCGACGACGGAGCTGTGCACG CCAAACTTGTGGTGGAGACGGACACGTTTGGTAGTCGTATTCGGATCAAAGGGGCAAAGACGGGCTACTACATCTGCATGAACAAGACGGGGAAATTGATTGGCAAG cgGAAGGGTCGCGGCAAAGACTGCATCTTCACAGAGATCGTTCTGGAGAACAACTACACTGCTCTCCAGAACGCTAAATATGAGGGCTGGTACATGGCCTTCACACGTAAAGGAAGGCCCCGCAAGGCCTCCAGGACCAAGCAACACCAGAGGGAGGCCCACTTCATGAAACGCCAGCCCAAGGGCCACCTCCTGGGTGACACCCAGCCCTTTGAtgtcctccccctccctgtgGTCCCCTTCCACCCCCGGAGGACTAAACATACCCATCACCACAGCTCAGGGGCCCactga